A part of Marinobacter psychrophilus genomic DNA contains:
- the arsB gene encoding ACR3 family arsenite efflux transporter, whose protein sequence is MTTPESSQSPSASEGMGLFERFLTLWVALAIAAGVLIGQFAPAYPETLSRFEVAQVSIPVAVLIWAMIFPMMVQVDFTSVLGVRRQPKGLIITTAVNWLIKPFTMFAIAWFFFTVVFAPLIPAERANEYLAGAILLGAAPCTAMVFVWSYLTRGDAAYTLVQVALNDLIMLFAFAPIVVFLLGVSNIQVPWDTVILSVILYIVIPLGAGYLTRQAVIKRRGIDWFSNVFMKRLAPITPIGLIITLVLLFAFQGDVIIANPLHILLIAIPLILQTVLIFFIAYGWAKAWQVPHCVAAPAGMIGASNFFELAVAVAIALFGLQSGAALVTVVGVLVEVPVMLALVRFANATRGHFPVAQEASR, encoded by the coding sequence ATGACCACACCTGAAAGCTCACAGTCCCCCAGCGCGTCTGAAGGTATGGGGCTGTTTGAACGTTTTCTTACGCTCTGGGTAGCCCTGGCTATTGCCGCAGGTGTGCTGATAGGGCAGTTCGCTCCCGCCTACCCCGAGACTTTGTCACGCTTTGAGGTTGCGCAGGTTTCAATTCCCGTCGCAGTGCTGATCTGGGCGATGATTTTCCCCATGATGGTGCAGGTCGACTTTACGTCGGTTCTCGGCGTTCGCCGTCAGCCCAAGGGGCTGATTATCACCACGGCGGTGAATTGGCTGATCAAGCCCTTCACCATGTTTGCTATTGCCTGGTTCTTTTTTACCGTGGTGTTCGCGCCTTTAATTCCTGCCGAACGAGCCAATGAATACCTGGCTGGCGCTATATTGCTGGGTGCTGCGCCCTGTACCGCCATGGTTTTCGTGTGGAGCTACCTCACGCGGGGCGACGCTGCCTACACTCTGGTTCAGGTGGCGCTCAATGATTTAATCATGTTGTTCGCCTTTGCGCCCATCGTCGTTTTCTTACTGGGCGTGTCAAACATTCAGGTGCCCTGGGATACGGTCATTCTGTCAGTGATCTTGTATATTGTCATTCCACTGGGCGCCGGCTATTTGACTCGTCAGGCGGTTATCAAACGGCGCGGCATAGACTGGTTCAGTAACGTTTTTATGAAACGCCTGGCACCCATCACACCCATTGGCTTGATCATTACCCTGGTGTTGCTGTTCGCTTTTCAGGGCGACGTAATTATCGCTAATCCGTTGCATATTCTGCTGATTGCGATCCCGCTGATTCTTCAGACCGTGCTGATCTTCTTTATCGCTTACGGCTGGGCGAAGGCCTGGCAGGTGCCCCATTGCGTTGCGGCGCCTGCCGGTATGATCGGCGCCAGTAATTTCTTCGAACTGGCCGTGGCGGTCGCCATTGCGCTGTTTGGGTTACAGTCTGGAGCGGCGCTGGTAACGGTGGTGGGTGTGCTGGTGGAGGTGCCCGTTATGCTGGCTCTGGTGCGCTTTGCCAACGCCACCCGCGGCCACTTTCCGGTGGCGCAGGAGGCTTCCCGTTAA
- the arsH gene encoding arsenical resistance protein ArsH yields the protein MTLLHDLPNIDPDRLHAIDMEALVGPGASRHAPRILMLYGSLRERSFSRLVSEEAGRLLIWLGCEVRTFDPTGLPLPDAEDASHPKVAELRELAEWSEGMVWCSPERHGAMTGIMKAQIDWIPLTLGAVRPTQGKTLAVMQVCGGSQSFNSVNQLRVLGRWMRMLTIPNQSSVPKAFMEFDENDRMKPSPFYDRIVDVMEELVKFTWLVRDRNTALTDRYSERKESADALSNRVNQRAI from the coding sequence ATGACCCTGTTACATGACTTGCCCAACATCGATCCTGATAGGCTTCACGCCATCGATATGGAGGCGTTGGTCGGACCCGGCGCCTCTCGGCATGCTCCCCGCATTTTGATGCTTTATGGTTCGTTGCGAGAGCGGTCCTTTTCTCGGCTGGTTTCCGAAGAAGCGGGGCGGCTGCTGATCTGGCTCGGCTGTGAAGTTCGAACCTTCGACCCTACCGGACTTCCGCTCCCCGATGCCGAGGATGCGTCTCATCCCAAGGTTGCGGAGTTACGCGAACTCGCCGAATGGTCTGAGGGCATGGTGTGGTGTTCGCCGGAACGCCACGGCGCTATGACCGGTATCATGAAAGCACAGATTGACTGGATTCCGCTGACGCTGGGGGCCGTGCGCCCAACCCAAGGCAAGACTCTGGCCGTGATGCAGGTCTGTGGTGGCTCGCAGTCATTCAACAGTGTGAATCAACTGCGCGTGTTAGGGCGATGGATGCGCATGCTGACTATCCCAAACCAGTCGTCAGTGCCCAAGGCTTTCATGGAATTCGACGAAAACGACCGTATGAAACCGTCACCCTTTTACGATCGAATCGTCGATGTTATGGAAGAGTTGGTGAAGTTCACCTGGCTGGTACGCGACCGCAACACTGCGTTGACCGATCGTTACTCGGAGCGCAAAGAAAGCGCCGATGCGCTGTCAAATCGCGTTAATCAGCGTGCCATTTGA